A stretch of DNA from Salvia hispanica cultivar TCC Black 2014 unplaced genomic scaffold, UniMelb_Shisp_WGS_1.0 HiC_scaffold_1174, whole genome shotgun sequence:
GGAAGATCCTTAACTTGGCTTAACATGTCTTCCAGGTCCTTAGTTTAGAAGTTTAGAACCCTAGAAATACACCAAATAGGAACGAACTGCAGCAATGGAGAGCGCCTTTGCTAGCGCGTCGGCAATCACTGACCAACGCCAGAAGATCGAACAGTACAAGCACATTCTCGCCACCGTCCTCTCCTCAAACGATGTGCTTCAAGCCAAACAGTTTGTCGACCACAGTTGCGATTCCGAGCTCATCCTCTATgttgttcttttctttgttttcgactattaattaatggttacgttttatttaaatttgtttggGTGGTTATTTGTATGTGTTTCAGTGTTATCCGACGATGTGCCACTTGTTGTTTCGAGACAGCTTCTGCAGGTATTTGCCCAGGAATTGGGAAGGTTGGAACCAGAGTTTCAGAAGGAAATTTCCCATTATACCCTCaatcagatccaacctcgagTTGTTTCGTTTGAGGAACAGGTTATTTtcgaagattttttttatttttcttgtctttagaCCTAGAGTGACTCCTTTGTTTATATTGCAAACTGCTGGGATTGGATTATAAGTTCTTTGTATATTGTGTTGGTCTTGAATTTGTGTGTTCATTGGTTGATATACTTGGTTAGTACAGACTTTATCCTTGAAATATCTACTTTAGAAAATACCTTCTCATTGATCCCATCTTTTTTGAGTCTCCTCTAGATGATTGATAAAAATTTTCCAAGGTAATAGAGTATGCTATATTGCTATTACGGCTTAGAAATGAAGTATGTACTctcaaacaaaaagaaattcaaTATCTTCTAGTGTTGTTGGTTTGTAACCATATGTACGTAGATAAAGCAATTACTCACAGTATAACCTGCGACTGGTTGATGGTAGTCTGTAATTcatagtatttaataaatctgTAATCATAAATTGTTTGGTAGCTGATCATTTCGTCTGAGTTTGATTGCTTTtgatgaatatattattttcatcaCAATCTACTCCCTAActctattttgatttattaactGCCCATTAACTTTTGCAACCATTTCAGGTTTTGATAATCAGAGAAAAACTGGCTGAATTGTATGAATCTGAACAACAATGGTCAAAAGCTGCACAGATGCTTAGTGGCATTGACCTAGATTCTGGGATGAGGTTTGCTTGCAGATTTCGCTCTTGAATCACTACTAAGCATACTTGGCAGAATGCTTTTGGAAATTCTTACTTGTGCTCATTCTCTGAATTGGTAGAGTGATTGATGATACATTCAGGCTTACAAAATGTGTCCAAATTGCTCGTCTTTACCTCGAGGTAGGTCTCCTTTATTCTGTGTCTTCATTCTTTGACATTCTTCACAATCATAAAATGTTCAATCAGATATTGATTGTAACTTGAATGGGATTATTAATGAAGCTATGTCTTTGAGATTTCACTTATTGGAATTTATTGTCTATCAATCATCATGGACCCAATTTATGAACTCTTGTTTCTTCTGTTATAGGATGATGACGCCGTTAATGCTGAAGCTTTTATAAACAAAGCTTCTTTTTTGGTTAGCAACAGTCAGCAGGAAGTACTGAATTTACAATACAAGGTTACTATTTGGCTGTGCTGTGTTGGTAATTTGATATGTCAACATTCTGGTTATaatgttcattttatttctcagGTTTGTTATGCTAGGATTCTAGATCTAAAAAGGAAGTTTCTGGAAGCTGCACTACGGCATTATGACATATCCCAAATTGAAAAGCGGAAAATCGGAGATGAGTAAGTATGAGTAATTTCGGTACACTATTATTCCACACGATCCACAAAAGataaacaatcaaatattCTAAACCTTGACAGCAACTTGTGTATCGATATCAACCACACAGGACAATTTTGTAGCACTGCATTTAGTTCCTACTCCCACACCTGTAGTGTATAGTCGTCTTCTTTGTTGTCTTTAACATAATCTTAAACTTTTAATGATGGATGACAGAGtgattgtttaattttctCCTGTGGTCGTCAATGAGAAGGACGGGTTGCCTTTGTCGCGCTGCTCTTCATGTTGTGttagtttataaaattgtgttttgGGCATGCTGTCTTCTTTGGCCCATCTCAGTTTGCCTCACCATTTCCCTgtcaatcataattttaagcTCAATTGTTCTGAATGAATGGAGCTTTCAACTTGTGGCTATTTATATTGGAGTAAGCAGATAAAATATGTTATCTTAATGACCCCTTTAACAGTTATCATTGTCAAAGAGAATCACCTAATGTTTTGCATTTTTGAGAAGTTTGAAATCCTTATGTTTTGGCTAAGCTTAGCCATCCTCTCtcttaaataatgtaaatgcAGTCACAACTCGGTATATTTCTGTTTTCTTTCCTCTGAATATGATTTGGtttataacaatttttttgggtGTGACCTGTGACTGAGTGTGTTTGAATGTGaatctttgcatatttttctCTTAGAAATATTTTGCATTTCCACTTGAGAGTCTTACGAGATTATTGTACGCTTATGAATATATTGCAGAGAGATCGATGAAGAAGCACTGGAGCAAGCTTTAGCTGCTGCTGTGACCTGCACAATTTTGGCAGCTGCTGGGCCTCGTCGTTCTCGTGTTCTTGCAACCCTTTACAAGGTATAGAAATGCTTACGTGGAATACTTGTCTGGATTCTGCTGATTGACTATGAAGATTCTTATTGTATCATTTTTGGTCTTTAGATTCTTGTCCAAATGTCCCCTCTGCTAAATTACGCACTCATTGAATTAATGCATTTTCTCATAATTGTATTGCATAACTTACTTTGTACTTGTTTATCTGTTGAAAAAGGAAGTGCATTGACTTCTTTATGATATATGTGCTATCTGTCATTCAAATACACACAtgattattcatatttatcgCCCTGTATGATGTTATTATACATTCTCCACTGCAAATGGCACACCTATTAGTCATATTAGTGTCAAGGATCATACATTACGTTTAAACTTAATTCATTGTTTCAATTCAACCAGGATGAACGGTGTTCTAAGCTAAAGATTTATCCAATCTTGCAGAAGGTAATCTATTCATTCTTGATTGTGCTGACTCTTTCTCAACAAAAATTGTTTCGAGAGCACAGTTGGTGCCTAACATAGTAGGGACACACTCAAATATAAACTGTCAGTTAAATCCTGATATCAAAATTCCTTAGGTATATCTGGAGAGAATTTTGAGAAAACCTGAAATTGATGCGTTTTCTGAAGAACTGAAGCCGCATCAGGTAGGTGCATTAAAGAGTTTACATCCATTCCATTTTCAAGttcatttattgttatatttttaacaatCTTTACATGTGATTCTGAATGCTGACAGAAAGCAACTTTGCCTGACAATTCTACTGTTCTTGATCGAGCCATGATTGAGCATAATCTCCTTAGTGCTAGCAAACTCTATACAAATATTAGGTGGGTGGACATGTCTTTGGATCCATTCTGTTGCCTGAACATGCTGATTATATAATCTCTTCGGGTTTGTATAATGTGGTTGACCTTGAGTATGTTGTACAGTTTTGAAGAGTTGGGCACATTGTTGGGCATTGCTCCTCAAAAGGTTCTCTTCTATCTCCAACTAAAAATGATGCTATTACTTTGTTGAATTAGAGATCTAAAGTAATAGGCAAATTTGATTCATATTTCAACTTTCTTGAGTTGGAgactttttatcttttgtacTTAGCAAAGCGAAAagcttattttaaaatgtgatattttggGTGCTTTTCTGCATTTAGTGCTATTTTTCATATGCCTATTAGGCAGTGACTTGCTAAATTCTACCACATTGAAATCAACTGGTTTTGAGAGACTGAAGCCataaatagtaggagtagtactttttCTTAATACCATCtcctttttaaaaatcaattcacAGTTCACATAATCTATAGTGTTTACTAAAGCTTCAATCTTTTGGCAGGCTGAGAAAATAGCTTCTCGAATGATATGTGAAGATAGGATGAGGGGTTCTATTGATCAGGTAAAACTggacttttaattaattttaaatcatattgTTTCGTTGGTGagttttctctttattttgttttaaagttatttgatttttggtaGTCAGTTATCAACCCCTTTTTATCTGGTTCTTTGTTCTAAGATCTAGTAATTAGCAATTCTATtattcaacaacaaactttgCCAGGTCGAAGCTTTTATACATTTTGAGGATGACGCCGAGGAATTGCAGCAATGGGATCAACAGGTAATGCATGCTATTCATCATTGAGTAGGGTTAGTTGGATTTGGTGCATGCATCTGTTAAAGTTTGCAAATACTATATATCTTGAACAACAAATATATGTTTTGAAGACAAGACATTAGTGGATGCACAAGAATGACTTGGGatacaaatatttttcctGTAGTCATATAATTTGAAGACATGTTTTACAGCCATTTTGGATCCTTTTACCATTAATtcgtagtagtatattacTTTTTCCCAAATCCATGTATGTCTCAAGCTTACCCTCTTTAAAATCTCAAGCCACACATCGGTTGAGCTTTTGAGCTAGACCACTGTGCTTTAACAGTTGACGTTTAAGCAATGTATCTTGGCTCTCCAAGCAACAACCATGCCTCGAGCTTTGGAGGCTTGAGCTATGATACCTTAATTACTGAGACACATGATCAAGTCCCAAAAGCTCGATAAAGGGTCAGGAATTTGCTATCCTTGATTCGCTAGTTAGAATTGCTAAACTGTCGTTATTTAATTTCCAGTCCACTAAGAAAGGTCCTAGAATTCTTGCTCTTCGAGTTTAGATTTGTACCTAGTCCATATTCAGTTTACGTTTTACCGAGATCCATGGGCTAACATTTAATTTGTGCTGGCAGATATTTGGCTTGTGCCAGGCTCTCAATGAAATTCTTGATAGCATGGCGAAGAAGGGTTTGCCCATTCCTGTCTAATTCTCGCATTCTTGTAaaaattttgatgatgaaATCGACTCTTTTATGAAACAAGCACTTTTTGATGTAGTGCTCTACATTTTAGTTACTTAATCTGAGGTAATAGCAGTTGTTTCATTGGGCCCGATACCCCCCCACCATCTTCATTTGTATCTGCTGTCTTTCATCAGCTGGGAATATCTTCTTTATGCATTTCATCAACTGTATATCTTATTTGCTTGAGAGAGAGATCTCAACATCcaaactacttttttttttttttaatcattactAGCTCACACTACTTCGCATACACATGTGTCTGAGATTAGCTTAAGGGCCCAGAGAAAACTTCCTTCCATGTGTCAGAGTTTGAGAAAGCCTTCAAGATGGCCTTATGATGCATTATTGAATCTTTATAGGGATCAGCTGTGACCTCTTGAGCACCTCAAAACTGTCCTTCGCCTACCTATGCACTGTCTGCTCATTTATGTTGATGTCTTTCCAAATCTTTCGAACCATAATGTTTGTACCTACGCGTTGATTCCCCATTTGTTTTGAGAGGCTCCTTAGTCCTTCTCTACTTGATTGAAGCTTAGAATATGAGAAGATGAGCTGTCATTTTGGTTTCTGCACCATGAGTCTTATTTCCTAGTTGGAGCTCTCTCATTTAGTTTAtgtttatcttctttttttttactatggTATATGGTTGTGTCGAAACTTTTCGTGCATTATGCATAATGAGAAGTGGAACCAAATCTTATGAAGACAATTGTCTCTTGACACTATTAATTATACGAGAGGTTCCCATCAAATGAGGTTTTTTCtgtacgaattttaagaaaggAGGAAGAAAGTATGTTAATGGTATAACAGAATGAAATGAACATCGAACCGAGTGAAGATTTGAAAGGAATAAAGAAATGACTATCtgatttttgtgtgtgttgaaCTATATGTACATGTCACATATGATTTGTGTATTGTCTAAGTACTTGGAATGcgaatttttatttgtcacAGTGCttttaatgatatttattttatatattagggTCGTTTAGAACATTAATATCACCAATTAACAATCAGtcaatattattgattttgtaatttttccTTTGAATGCAAAACAACCAACTACcatcaataaataaacaagtaCAAATTCTCGACGATAAATTGCTCACttatttttcatcttcttcatttattcattgcAAAGTTTATACTTTATACACTTCCAACGATCATCTTtgacaagaaaaaaaagaaattgacgGTGTTTCAGATTCTACGTTTTCAATGGGTAAGCTTCCAAAGAGAAATTACAAAGTATTTATGCAAGAATGAGTCGTCCAAACGAGaagccaaaaaaatttatgctaGTGAAGTGTCAGGAGCGTATAGTGCTTTGCTTGGGGAGTGGCACAGTTATTACCAACTTATTAGAATACGAGTGCAACTTAGAATcaaccacaaaaaaaaaaaaaaaaaaaaaaaaaaaaaaaattgtcgcTGAAAATTGAGAAGAGGACCTGATAGAATATGAGGTACAAGATCCATCCCTTTAGTTCGAAATGTACTGTCATTGAGGTAGTAACTTGTATCATAATCCATTTgctaattttatcatattcaaTGTTAGAGATTAAATACGCATctaaaaatttgaagtttatgaacaatatgtgattaattcaataacaaaattacaCCATATAAAATGCATAAACAAGTTCAAACTACTATCATAGAATAATTACTGTAGAatctattttgataagataattaaaaaggctaaaagtgtaaaaaatattttaccaCAACCAACCAAAACAACCAAACCATTCTTCCACTGAAAAAATTTACAGCAATcaatcttctcttctttttttttacacaCAAAATAGAACATTATATAAATGTTTTATGCCCTTTCACGATACCAACAGTTCTTGTACGCAGTGGTGGATGCAGACTTTTTGGATTGGGGGTGcgaattttatgttaaatactccctccttaCCATAATAAATGGTACACTTGCGTAATatcacggggttttaggagatgtttttATCTGTGTTAGtggagaaagaaagaatatttatattaatgtgaaagagaacttaaaaaaaatgtgatatttatatgacatctattatagaacgaagagagtattacatattaaaataaaataatatttaaaagtacatcttacaataatattcaattttaaagtcATTTTACAACATAGTTAAACTTAGAATTCGTATCACATAAAAACACCTAATATAACCAtagaataaaagaataaaaagtgTAAACTAATTGGATTTCAGAATTCAtgctaaaatattaaaatgttaatcaagaataaaataaaatgcaactATCAATAtcttaaatgaaaaatagaaaaaaaaaaaacaaattcatacTCATACattaaaagtataataaaatatagtactacctAATACTTATAAATCCAACCTAAAATctgcaaacataaaaactagtacctaattatataaaaacatataaaaaaacaaactacTTAAACAAAAGGTCTAAAAACACAAATGTGCCATGGTGAGTCGGGTGAATCCAACGTGGAAGTACACAACCACTGAACACTTAACTACTATGTAATTtcagtatatatattatattaagaaGTAATTATTTTGGGGTACAGTTATACCCCTTGTCCTGAGCTGTGCTAGTGCTTGTACGTAAATCTTAGCCACGTTAAAACCACTGCCTCTAGCTTGGGTAATTTGTGGAGTCAGTAAACATTTTGATGAAAGTTGTCAAGTATTCAAAATGCccttcaatatttttaaatatatagaagAACATGAAAAGAAAGGTAAAGtgtatatattgaaaaaaacaatTGCAGAAAATCTAAGATAAAAGTGACTTTAATGCAAAGCGGCAAATTGTGAAAATTAGAATGAACAAAAATACCCTTCAATCTCATAAACTAAGGACATTTTTAtcctaaaataattataaaagtaaaaaaagaaaaggttgAAATTGGTCCAAATGGCAACATCAAATTATGCGATCAATGAAACgaatttggattttggataTTCCCATGATGCCAAACAACAATTTCACGAAATATGAGGGACTTAATGCAAAATTTCGGATATTCCTAATGTGCCAGGTGAAACACGTTACCTGACGGCCCTTATTTTCGTTCACCGTCAAACACACACCATCCAGAACCTTCCCCTTTTCAAGATGCAATAACAGCCGTCCGATTATGCCACCCACTCATTTCCAGCCGTTGGATCATCAACCGcctaaaataaatacacatcAATTCATTGCATTTCATCTTTGCATCTATTCATTTCAATAGCCGCCTCGATCTACAGGTGTCGATCCTCTTTCCTCAACCAGATTATTTTCTACTCTTTTTTCCGTCAGATTCATTCAGATCTGCGTTGTGGTTATGGTTTATACGAGTTTTGTTCGCCGCTGGTTTTTCTGTTTGAAATATCGGTCGCCTGGTTTATGCACTAGCTGCAGATGTGAAACGTAGCCTCTTATGCGGCGGTGAAACGCCGAGGTTTTGCTAGATCTGCAACCGTGTTTGATGGATCGTTGAAGGTAAAGCCTAGATCTGTTTCGTGTGTGTTCTTATTGGATTTATTTGGTTGACTTGGCCTGGTTTCGTTAGTTTTTTGAGCGATGGTTTTGAATTGACGATTTCTCTGTTGATGATGCTGTTTtcgatttgaatttttatataactaattattgGTCTCTTCTGCAGATTCGTTTTTCCGGGATTGATTGGAAACATCAATTTTCTGGATCTGAAAATACAAAGGCATCTTCAGAAGGCATCGATTCGTTTGACGATGGTCACTATCGGTGTGGAGTCATCTCGAGTTTATCTGTATGGCTCTGTTGCAGCAGCTGAGTTATTCAAGGGAGGTGAATTGTTTTGTGTTGTGTTATTTCATATGTTCTTGTTGTCTGTAGACTCGGCGAACTGTTGAGGTATCAGactgtaaaaaaaaaggaaaatgagtgAGCGAAGTCAGGTGATATGTGAAAAGTGAGGTGAGATGTGGTTGTCTGCATGACCTTTGCCATGATGGGTGCGCTCGCATGGCAGGTCGCCCGTTAATAAAAgttcattttttggttttgaggGGAGATGGTACGGGATTTTGCCCGGCTCTCCCCTGTGTGTGTGGTGTCCTCTCGTCTCTCCGTCCCCCCTCTCTGccctcttttcttttctttattttttacccATACGAAGCTCAAATCCAATCACgccaaaaaaattgttttggtCTTGAGTTGGTTGCATACCATATAATAAAACATACAACCAATTCAAGACCAAATCATGTCACATATTTGAAAGCGATCAAGCAATTTTGAGGGTTAAGTTTTCTTCTCAACATCCACTTATCAGCATCCACCACAACAGAGGTACCAATATGCACTTTCTCAGTATCTGATTATCTTGTTCACTTGCATATCTTTAACATTCTCAATtcttttattagtactaatacTTTTCTGGTAACTAGGAACATTTTAGTGGCTTTGTTTACTAGTTCAAATTATCATACAGTTATTGCCGATTACTGAAATGGCGCTTTCGTTTATACTGTTTTCACTTACTCCCATAATAACAATACACTGTTGTTCTAATCACTGGATTTAGCTATATCAATTTGGAAATCTTTTTTATTCAACTTTGGATTGACTGTAAATAGTGAATAACTGGATaacatatagtagtaatacatAACTCATAACTTCATTTTGCGttctcaatttttaatttcccaACTTTACTAGTGTCAATCTGGAAACGCCAATCTTAACTTAAAACTGGGAACATTTATATTAACTAGCATTTGAGAAGAGCTGCGAAGGTATATAATCATGGAGACAACATCAATCGATAACTGACTATGCCCTTTTTGTGTTTTAGATTCATTAGTTGTTTTGCACTTAATTCTTATTGTGGTTGGTGAAGCACATgccatctctctctttttctttgagGCGCCTCTGTTGAGGGTTGTAGCTGTTGCTTTAGATTATTGTATTGTAGTTTATAATTATCAACCATCTGGATGGTTGTAGCTATTACTCTTGTCTGTGTTGTCTATATAGTATAAAGCTGTAGCATGGTTGTAATAGATCAGCTATACAGTAGATGGTTGGTTTCTTATTGGATTCGGAGGAGTCCCTGCAAGCAGagtattttttccttttattgaGTGGAGGCTGACTGAATTTCCTTGGAGGCTGTCTCTGTCCTCTTGGAGGCCGACTGTGTTTGATGTTCTGCTGCTGCCGCTGCCCGTGATCAAATTTTGCTGCTTGACAAGTGAATGTTCGCAAGGATAATAGTCCACTTTGGTGCTGTGATGCCGATGTGCGTTTTTTCCTATGAGCATGTACTTCATTCGTCTCTCCAAATGTAGTCACTGAAGATAATTGTCAAGTAAGCTGCAATTAACTTCAGCTGTTCTCTTTATGTTCTTGCAAAGTACTCTATGCTAAGCAGGGTAACGTAGGTTGTTAGATTTTACTTGGGCTCACTGTTACTCAGTTAATCTAGATATTATAACTTCTGTTGTTTGTTCTCTctatattttgattgattcCTTTGTGGTATTTTGTATCCCAGAAATCTTTATCGtgtgttattttaatatgCCAATCCAGAGTTTTGGATAAGTTCGATATTAATGCTTAAAAAGgtgattaaattaatgataagTTTGAATCGTGTTGCTGGAGATACATCGAATAATTAACGAATAAATGATTTTCTGTAATGTTTTCCAAATTGTGTTTGCCAGCTGACAcgcttttataattttattgattaaattacAAGATACTACATAATTTTGTAAAGGCAAATTAGATGTTGAATGGTGAAAAATGTGATGGATGGATCCATAAGCTCGAATGGGAGAGCGCTCAATGCTTCCACGCGTTGAGAGGACGGCGGTTCGAGTCCGCCTGGATCCTATTGATTGTCATAGCTGAGCTCATTTAATGTTttatcatattaattaaaaatcacgtgaaattgtatttttattaataatggAGTACTCGTATGAATTTGTGTGGGGTCCCTGTAGTTGGAAAAGTATGATTGATTGTTTAGCGGTACACAGGGTTTGCATGATTAAATTGGTCATATAAATATCTAAGCTTAGAAACTAAGCAAGCtttgtttctatatttttttatatatttaaagcTTATGAGCTAGAGATAGAGGGATATATCAATTTTGatctcaaataaataattaagtcgttaaaataatcaaatatcaGTAACGTTTAGCTAATTGTTTTTGGTGGTTTACTATTTATGAGttcaattgtaatttttttaaccttcacataaaattaaaatatccaaattagTGGTCGTAAAAGTTGTGGAagaaaattcttgtttctaaAAGCATGGTTGGTGTTTTCCGCAGGTAGGGAGATCCTTTCTACCGAACAAAGGTGTTGTGGCATTTTTATCTCTTGAAATGAATGGCTAATATAATAAGGTAAggattatcatttaaaatggaaaccaCATTATTAGAGTTAAAATTGAAGTATATGcgattttttataataatataatgaaataataaagttcATACAAAAATGGATTATATAACAAACTTAAAATACCTATGCATGTTATGTGGAATAAGTATAACACGACTATATAGTAAACTTATTCCTTCAAATATTATGAAGAAGAATCATCATCTTGGAACCTCCAAAACTATGTAACAAGAGAAAATTAATCATCACATTATATTTAGTACTGgtatatagtaattaataacaacaccagatgaaaaaataatgttctattccattctattcaaaataatggcattgtgtattttaatgcTATATAAATGTGTGTTTTCTTATCATTATTTAGTATTATGGGATCTATACATACATACTTTAATGGtgcaaatttatcatatatttttactaaatatttCCCTCTATCAAATTCAAGCATCCAATCCTCAACACACATTAAGCTGCACAAAATTTACATTAAGCAAGTGCATGTATATATTTACAGAAATTACTCCTCTTTGGGAATCCACCTGCTCCACCAAAAGCTCTTCCTCCGCCTGTTGAGCTCATCAACGCCTCGTTTATCGTCCTAATGATCTTCCGCTGCACCCGAAGAGCCGATGCGAGCGCATTCCTCTGCACATTTGACTTCTCACGTGGCTTGATTTCCTGCACAACGGAACGGAACAACGTCAACCCATCCGCTgacaaaattcaagaaaagaaTTAAGATCATCAACTATATATGTATGTCTAGAAGCTGACCCTGAGCTCCTGCAGCTGAGCTTCGGTGAAACCACCATCTTTCTTCGTTCCTGACTTTGCCATGAGCTCGATAATCCACTTGGCAGCCTCGCTGTAGTCTTGTTGGGTGGCTCGGAAGAGCTGCAGGCGCAGGCTCTGCGTGAAGGATAAGACGAGTAGGCCTTCCTTGTCGAAGTAGGGATGAGCAAGTGCTGCTTGCGCTCAGCCTTTGGCGTGCCTTGTAACGAACCATAGATGTTAGAAGCTCCCATCCTATGCCTCCATCCAAATCCAGCAACTCAAATCCACGCCGAGATCTGCCCCGGGACGGGGCTCCACAGTTTCTCTCCACGCAATTAGATCATAATCGCACCTCTTCAGCTGACGGTTGAATTGTATGAGAGCGCTGTCGCTCCGTAGCCCTGGAAACGCCTGCCAGAAaatatgtcaatttttttgtatcttttcttttgaattctTGAATACATGTTCAGTTTACTTACCATTTGCATGAATATCAGGCCAGTGCTGTAGATGTCAAATCTGTCGGGAAGATTCAGCTGTGCGAAGATGTTGGCAACAATTAGAATGAGATGTTAATGATCagatataaattaattcaaggtTACGGTAGAGAAGATGATGCAAACCTGCCATAGAACAGGGGAGTGCAGTTGCAACGGGTGCAGATGGAGCCGAGGGTGTTTGAGTACTCATAATGTATTGTTCGGTGCAGAATATCTGAGTTGAATGAGGATAATATAAACCATTACAGTCATACTAATTGAAAGCACAAGATATAAGTAGGTAAAATCTTGAAAACAAATGATCATCTGTTTCTGACTTCTTCTCGTGAACATTCAAAGatcaaatgagaaaaaaaaaagcatagcCACATGTGGCAAAAGCATGAACTCCCAAGCATACtgttattttccaaatttCTTACTTAATCACTGAAGATATGATACTTtcgatatttaattttaacccTTAATATTTCCGAGTCTCAGTAGATAGGTACCATTTGCTAAGAGCTGCTTTATTCGAGAGTACCTGGGATCCAATAGAAACTCTTGGGAATATAATTGATGCCGACTCTCAAATCTGTAGCCGCTCCAAGATCAATAATCTTAAATGTACGAGATTCTGTTACAGTTTCGTTATTATATCAAGGAGTAAATCAGTATTGCTAATATATGAGAAGATAATACATTGTGAGATGATGCATTGTGGTGCAGTTAC
This window harbors:
- the LOC125198037 gene encoding COP9 signalosome complex subunit 4-like is translated as MESAFASASAITDQRQKIEQYKHILATVLSSNDVLQAKQFVDHMLSDDVPLVVSRQLLQVFAQELGRLEPEFQKEISHYTLNQIQPRVVSFEEQVLIIREKLAELYESEQQWSKAAQMLSGIDLDSGMRVIDDTFRLTKCVQIARLYLEDDDAVNAEAFINKASFLVSNSQQEVLNLQYKVCYARILDLKRKFLEAALRHYDISQIEKRKIGDEEIDEEALEQALAAAVTCTILAAAGPRRSRVLATLYKDERCSKLKIYPILQKVYLERILRKPEIDAFSEELKPHQKATLPDNSTVLDRAMIEHNLLSASKLYTNISFEELGTLLGIAPQKAEKIASRMICEDRMRGSIDQVEAFIHFEDDAEELQQWDQQIFGLCQALNEILDSMAKKGLPIPV